Proteins from a single region of Thermodesulfobacteriota bacterium:
- a CDS encoding biotin--[acetyl-CoA-carboxylase] ligase produces the protein MDRVAPEPVLSQALVAQLLASEELPLRQNAWPAATAAVIIRRGAIVASHIERHLSCTRTMDRARRLIDACEERGESFPSGMVVIADEVRASQGRFHRAWYAPRGGLWLTLVLVDTLIPSLSHLYPLAAGVACCEALQSYGLPARVKWVNDVLLHGRKVAGILTEAHMGRSGERYILLGIGINANNAVFPPELTDRAVAMAQVLPAPVDLELLAARLCVKLTWNLGLLLQEEERLLASDQGPEAALAQGHALLTAWLAVSDTVGRRVLFGYDVVERPEYEARVLGLDVHGFLRLAPLPGGPPRTETAGEIIYLD, from the coding sequence ATGGATCGCGTTGCCCCGGAGCCGGTCCTCTCGCAGGCGCTCGTCGCCCAGCTCCTGGCCAGCGAGGAGCTGCCTTTGCGGCAGAACGCCTGGCCAGCGGCGACCGCCGCGGTGATTATCCGCCGCGGCGCCATCGTCGCCAGCCATATCGAGCGCCACCTTTCCTGCACCCGCACCATGGACCGGGCGCGCCGGCTCATCGACGCCTGTGAGGAGCGGGGGGAATCGTTTCCCAGCGGCATGGTGGTGATTGCCGACGAGGTCAGGGCCAGCCAGGGCCGTTTTCACCGCGCCTGGTATGCTCCCCGGGGAGGGCTCTGGCTGACCCTGGTGCTGGTGGACACCCTGATCCCCTCCCTGAGCCATCTCTACCCCCTCGCCGCCGGCGTGGCCTGTTGCGAGGCCCTCCAAAGCTACGGCCTGCCGGCGCGGGTCAAGTGGGTCAATGACGTGCTGCTGCACGGCCGCAAGGTCGCCGGCATCCTGACCGAGGCCCACATGGGTCGGTCCGGCGAGCGCTACATTCTCCTGGGGATCGGCATCAACGCCAACAACGCCGTCTTTCCCCCGGAGCTGACTGACCGGGCTGTGGCCATGGCCCAGGTGCTGCCGGCCCCCGTTGACCTCGAGCTCCTGGCCGCCCGCCTCTGTGTCAAGCTCACCTGGAATCTCGGCCTGCTGCTCCAGGAGGAGGAGCGGCTTCTGGCCAGCGACCAGGGGCCGGAGGCAGCCTTGGCGCAGGGCCATGCCCTCTTGACGGCTTGGCTGGCGGTGAGCGACACAGTCGGCCGCCGGGTGCTGTTCGGTTACGACGTTGTGGAGCGGCCCGAATACGAGGCCAGGGTCCTGGGCCTTGACGTCCATGGCTTCCTGCGACTGGCCCCTCTGCCAGGCGGGCCGCCCCGTACTGAGACGGCCGGCGAGATCATCTATCTGGACTGA